One Primulina eburnea isolate SZY01 chromosome 4, ASM2296580v1, whole genome shotgun sequence genomic window, ACCACCAATCTCATCTCTCACCAAGAACCCAACCAGTTCTTTCTCATCCACCAGTGACCCACGTCCAATATTAATAAGTATTCCGGTTCTTCCAAGAGCAGTCATTACATCCTTATTAACAATATGATATGTTTCATTAGTCAATGCACAGCAAAGAATTAACACATCGCTGTTTGATGCAAGGTCGAGAATGTTTTCGTAATAAGTATATGAAACACGAGGATTCATTTTCCTTGATTTATATGATATGCAGCAGCCAAATGCTTCGAGCCTTTTAGCAACTCTCGAACCGATGCTGCCTAGCCCCACAATCCCTACTCGTTTCCCACTCACCTAAAGAAGTACATAATAATCACGTCAATATATTTATGAGTTACTGTAGATGTACTACTGGTTGGTTCACattataaaaaaagaaaaagaaaaaaaaaaagaaagacacTATAAGATCACATTCAAGCGTAGcccaaaaatttgatgaaaccTCCATTTTATTAAATGGCAGATATAAGTTATCCAACTACTTTCTAATGGTCATTTCAATGTTATATCCAATGAAATATACCATGCATTTTCAGATAACTTGGGCTgtgaaaaattatatatttttacgcTCGCATTTCATCACATACTTCCTTGTCCTGAAAACTTACATATCATTTTTCAATCCAGAACATAGCTTTAATCTTTGCGCCAACCAAAAGCACGAAGTTTATGGTTAATAATTACTGGGACATTCTATGTTCCACCGGATGAGTTTCAGCATGTTGATATAATCATTTATTTGGGGTGGGACCTCAATGTAGCATAGAAATTCTCGCTAATTACTTGTTAGTGTTGGTTGCATATAATGAAGTGGCAACAGTAAATTGAAGAGTTTTGGTCAATAGCTAATCGGAATTGACTTCCCTTAGGAGAAATATTAGTACTGAAAAGAGTTTCAAAGTACAAATGTCAGAAAAGAAAGTTGGTCCACATGAAGTAGGTAGGTGATTTAACCTTGGAAGCCAGAGGATATTCTTTCCCAGGTCCCCACGACGAGGCGCGAAGAAACCGGTCCGCCGCAGAAACTCTGCGTAGAACATCAATCACGAGGCCAATGGCGTAATCTGCAACATCATCGGAGAAGGCGTCACCGGCGCTCGTGACACGGATGCCTCGGCGGCGGCAGGCGACGAGGTCGAAGTGGTTGAGACCCGCGCTGGTTCCCACCACGCATTCGACGGCAGGGTAGCGGTCGAGGTCTTCAGAGGCAACTGGGGTGGGACCCACACAGATCATGACGCGCGCGGATTTGGAGAGGGTTGAGAATGATGGGTGGGGCGGGTCAGAAAACGGATCGAGGACGGTGAAATCGGTGTTGAGTGAGGAGAGGAAGGACAATTTGAAAGTGGGAAATCGGTGGAGGAGAAGCAGGCGCGGCGGTTGTGGGGATTCACTCAGGTTATCAGGAGCAGCGGCAGCCATGTTTGAGTTGGGGAACACTCATCGATCTTGTCTCTATATATAGTGTCTTCTCTAGAGACATTAATGGGGCTTGTTTGGCTATATTCAAGACCCTTCTCATGAAAAAAACTTTGATCTATTACCCATCCTACTCCGGTTAAATATTATTCAGACTCACCTCACCTCGAATACGAAACAGGGTCGGATAGACCCGTGAGACCCGTGAGatcctaatttttttaaaataaaaaagtaatatttcttCTCATATGATTGAATTATGAAATAGACACACTTCTAAATACAACATTGTGGAAAAATAATTATTGTCTTcgaccacacttaataataacaaacaaagtattttcacgacataaagaattacataaaaaaaaagagttactagctctccaaaaaaattttgacatccccaaaaataagtcataacataatttaaacagatcaatataaaatcagcgAGTAGGCAATATTTCAAGCACATTCTTCGGGATCATTTTCCTCATCACCAAGAATGTTAGGACAAGTTGGTAAACTATTTGAAGAATTAactacaaaattaaatagagaAAGTACATTGAAAAATAAAACTGTAATTTCAAATTGcaaaaaaatgtaatttaaagagaaaaagtatagt contains:
- the LOC140828834 gene encoding glyoxylate/hydroxypyruvate reductase HPR3 encodes the protein MAAAAPDNLSESPQPPRLLLLHRFPTFKLSFLSSLNTDFTVLDPFSDPPHPSFSTLSKSARVMICVGPTPVASEDLDRYPAVECVVGTSAGLNHFDLVACRRRGIRVTSAGDAFSDDVADYAIGLVIDVLRRVSAADRFLRASSWGPGKEYPLASKVSGKRVGIVGLGSIGSRVAKRLEAFGCCISYKSRKMNPRVSYTYYENILDLASNSDVLILCCALTNETYHIVNKDVMTALGRTGILINIGRGSLVDEKELVGFLVRDEIGGAGLDVFEHEPQVPNELLMLDNVVLSPHQAVLTPESFAGLQELILSNLEAFFSDKPLKTEINLE